In Edaphobacter paludis, a single window of DNA contains:
- a CDS encoding carboxypeptidase regulatory-like domain-containing protein has translation MNRNKILNCIAILLFLSSSIFVFGQAVNANLLGTVTDQTKASVPGATVTITEVKSGASKTTQTNASGNYDFEAIQPGTYEVTAAEQGFKQAKTENVSVVVNTSVRVDLTLALGSATESVTVSAAPDVLKTDRADVGIDISSKQAEDLPLGTNRNFQGLLALVPGATKPHFQHSTFFNAAASLSTEVNGQSRLANNTEIEGVDDNERSGLLQVLIPPSEAIQSVSVSTANYQAEFGRVGGAVTDVILKSGTNDFHGAAYEFNRVSALAAENYFQSGPNPVSTYNYYGGNVGGPIIHDKLFIFGDFLHVSDHQGQFNTLTVPTAANRAGDFSASPNKIYDPMTGNADGTNRSQFSYQGRANVIDPARISPIANKILALVPLPNVPGAGTTNNYTGVTHYTRDTNSFDVKGDENLRGEDHLSIRYSYQKVNQVQSALFGMAGGPAQGATNARGTQAAYNTAANYTHVFSPALLAELRLGLNHYRNTARNLDYGTSASAAVGIPGVNVDAATSGLASIDIGGYSSPIVGTSASYPWDRGETNIDVVNNWTKVQGNHGLKFGAEVRRVRDDLIQGQVFGQRGNFQYRDGQTALKNGPKTGQANDLASFLIDDPNQVGRDVGVKDASWRETQVFAYAQDTWQASSKLTLNYGLRWELYVPPTPRQAGDYSNYDPSTNSLIIAGIGKNPMNLGMKTRYTYFAPRLGFAYRMNDKTVVRGGYGMSYESYPDNLNTYATNYPLKQNNAFQSLSSYTQAVEPNGTPASMAAGFPAPLLAAIPANGIITNAPQQAYNVINLNWKAPYVESWNAAVQRALPSGFVLDVAYVGNVGVGQAQNYNLNAGLVAGAGAKGQPEYAPFGRTASSTVFKQTGSNYNSLQVKLEHRYTNGLSATSAYTYQKGLGFVSSNGSGVGGTNFYIDFSRNYSRLANDRTHTFVQSAIYEFPFGRGKKWLNSGVASWIAGGWQVSGVLSLETGTPFTVTASSASLNAPSNTQVANINGSFHKLKGIGTSNAWFDTSVFSQPTTAAYGDTGQNAYVGPGFFNLDASAFRKFPITERVNLELRGEAFSITNTPQFGNPSNSITNADFGHIDGSNGGATGNRVIELAGKVTF, from the coding sequence GTGAATCGCAATAAAATTCTCAACTGTATCGCCATTCTTCTATTCTTGAGTTCCTCAATTTTCGTTTTCGGTCAGGCCGTGAATGCAAATTTGCTGGGAACGGTCACGGACCAGACCAAAGCTTCGGTTCCCGGCGCAACGGTGACAATAACCGAGGTCAAGAGCGGCGCCAGCAAAACGACGCAGACCAATGCCAGTGGTAATTATGACTTCGAGGCCATTCAGCCTGGGACTTATGAGGTTACCGCAGCAGAGCAGGGTTTCAAGCAAGCTAAGACCGAGAATGTCTCTGTCGTGGTAAACACCAGCGTCCGTGTTGACCTGACACTTGCTCTCGGCTCCGCGACAGAGAGTGTGACTGTCAGCGCAGCGCCTGATGTCTTGAAGACCGATCGCGCAGACGTTGGGATCGATATTTCCTCAAAGCAGGCAGAAGACCTTCCCCTCGGGACGAATCGCAACTTTCAGGGATTGCTTGCTCTGGTTCCGGGAGCCACGAAGCCCCACTTTCAGCATTCGACCTTCTTCAATGCTGCTGCCTCACTTTCGACCGAGGTCAATGGCCAGTCGCGCCTTGCCAACAACACCGAAATCGAAGGCGTGGATGACAATGAGCGCTCGGGTCTTCTTCAGGTGCTTATCCCGCCCAGCGAAGCGATCCAAAGCGTAAGCGTATCGACCGCGAACTATCAGGCGGAATTTGGACGCGTCGGTGGAGCGGTGACGGATGTCATCCTGAAGTCCGGCACGAACGACTTTCATGGCGCGGCCTATGAGTTCAATCGCGTCAGCGCTTTGGCTGCCGAAAACTACTTTCAGAGCGGTCCGAATCCGGTAAGCACATATAACTACTATGGCGGGAATGTTGGCGGTCCGATCATCCACGATAAGTTATTTATCTTCGGGGATTTTTTGCATGTCAGCGATCACCAGGGGCAGTTCAACACGCTGACCGTACCCACTGCAGCTAATCGTGCCGGTGATTTCAGTGCTTCACCGAATAAAATCTACGATCCAATGACAGGAAATGCGGACGGAACAAACCGCAGCCAATTTAGCTATCAGGGCCGGGCGAACGTTATCGATCCTGCAAGAATCAGTCCTATCGCAAACAAGATTCTGGCGCTCGTTCCGCTCCCGAATGTGCCTGGAGCCGGAACCACAAATAACTATACTGGCGTGACTCACTACACTCGAGATACAAACTCCTTTGACGTCAAGGGCGACGAGAATCTTCGCGGCGAAGATCACTTGTCGATCCGATATAGCTATCAAAAGGTGAACCAGGTCCAGTCAGCTCTATTTGGTATGGCAGGCGGGCCCGCCCAGGGAGCCACCAACGCACGTGGCACTCAGGCCGCATACAACACGGCTGCCAACTATACCCATGTTTTTTCGCCCGCATTGCTGGCAGAGCTCAGACTGGGGTTGAATCATTACAGGAACACCGCCAGGAATCTTGATTATGGAACCAGTGCCTCAGCTGCCGTCGGCATTCCGGGAGTAAACGTTGATGCTGCTACGAGCGGTCTCGCCAGTATCGATATCGGGGGATACTCCAGCCCTATCGTTGGCACCAGCGCTTCGTATCCCTGGGATCGGGGAGAAACAAACATCGACGTCGTAAACAATTGGACTAAAGTCCAGGGAAACCATGGACTCAAGTTTGGAGCGGAGGTACGCCGGGTTCGTGACGACTTGATTCAGGGACAGGTCTTCGGTCAAAGAGGCAACTTCCAATATCGTGATGGCCAGACGGCGTTGAAGAATGGTCCCAAAACCGGTCAGGCAAATGATCTCGCCAGCTTCTTGATAGATGATCCCAATCAGGTGGGCAGAGATGTAGGTGTTAAGGATGCGTCCTGGAGAGAGACACAGGTCTTCGCTTACGCACAAGACACATGGCAGGCCAGCTCCAAACTCACTTTGAACTATGGACTTCGTTGGGAGCTGTATGTTCCCCCTACGCCGCGCCAAGCCGGAGATTATTCGAACTACGATCCTTCGACGAACTCGCTCATCATCGCGGGTATCGGGAAGAATCCGATGAACCTGGGCATGAAGACTCGGTATACGTACTTTGCTCCTCGCCTTGGCTTTGCCTATCGGATGAATGACAAAACCGTAGTCCGGGGCGGATATGGAATGAGTTATGAGTCCTATCCGGACAATCTCAATACCTATGCCACAAACTATCCACTCAAGCAGAACAACGCGTTTCAGTCTTTGAGCAGTTACACGCAGGCAGTGGAACCAAACGGCACTCCTGCCTCCATGGCCGCAGGTTTTCCTGCTCCCCTGCTTGCCGCCATACCTGCAAATGGCATCATCACCAACGCGCCTCAGCAGGCATACAACGTTATTAATTTGAACTGGAAGGCGCCATATGTCGAATCCTGGAACGCCGCAGTACAGCGTGCGCTGCCATCGGGATTCGTATTGGATGTCGCGTATGTCGGCAACGTAGGTGTGGGCCAGGCGCAAAACTACAACCTTAACGCAGGTCTCGTTGCCGGTGCCGGTGCTAAGGGACAGCCAGAGTATGCTCCGTTTGGCAGAACCGCATCAAGCACCGTCTTTAAGCAAACAGGCTCGAACTACAACTCCCTTCAGGTAAAGCTGGAGCATCGCTACACCAACGGCCTCTCTGCTACCAGTGCTTACACCTACCAGAAGGGGCTTGGTTTTGTAAGTTCTAATGGATCGGGAGTGGGTGGCACCAACTTCTACATAGACTTCTCCCGTAACTATTCGAGACTGGCGAATGACCGAACACATACCTTCGTGCAAAGTGCCATCTATGAATTTCCCTTCGGAAGAGGAAAGAAATGGCTGAATAGCGGGGTTGCAAGCTGGATCGCAGGAGGATGGCAAGTGAGCGGTGTCCTGTCGCTCGAAACGGGAACACCTTTCACGGTCACCGCCAGCAGTGCCAGCTTGAATGCTCCGAGCAACACTCAGGTAGCAAATATCAATGGTTCTTTCCACAAGCTCAAGGGAATCGGTACCAGCAATGCATGGTTTGATACCTCGGTATTCAGTCAGCCGACTACTGCGGCATACGGAGACACGGGGCAGAATGCCTATGTTGGACCAGGGTTCTTCAATCTCGATGCGTCTGCCTTCCGTAAATTCCCCATTACGGAGCGAGTGAATCTGGAACTTCGTGGAGAAGCCTTCAGCATTACCAACACACCGCAGTTTGGCAATCCGAGCAACAGCATTACAAACGCCGACTTCGGTCATATCGATGGCTCCAATGGCGGAGCCACCGGTAATCGTGTAATCGAGTTGGCTGGCAAGGTAACGTTTTAG
- a CDS encoding glycoside hydrolase family 27 protein has protein sequence MTLSRTRLTCIVLASLLFFIPGFAPAQQDGLAARPPMGWNSWNHFHRNVDDATIRAQAEAMVSTGMRDAGYIYINIDDTWQGTRDAKGNIQPNSKFPDMKALADFVHSKGLKLGIYSSPGTTTCAKFEGSYGHELQDARTYAAWGIDYLKYDLCGLRDQMKAAPTPETANKIMVDSYIKMRDALRSTGRPIVYSLCQYGNDAVWRWGTTVGGNLWRTTGDINDHYARMAEIGFGQAGLSRFAGPGHWNDPDMLEVGNGGMTAEEYRQHMALWAILAAPLLAGNDLTTMTPETIAILTNRDVIAVDQDAAGKQGDRVSAEGPIEIWTKPLADGSKAVGVFNRHPSAMTTQVDFARLGFSGPVKAKDLWLSKDLGTISAPYAVTVPGHGVLFLRVSQ, from the coding sequence ATGACGCTCTCTAGAACACGTCTTACATGCATTGTTCTGGCATCGCTCTTGTTCTTTATCCCAGGGTTTGCTCCTGCACAGCAAGACGGCCTCGCCGCGCGGCCCCCGATGGGGTGGAACAGTTGGAACCATTTTCACCGCAACGTGGATGACGCGACGATCCGCGCTCAGGCAGAGGCGATGGTCTCAACCGGTATGCGGGATGCCGGTTACATCTACATCAACATCGACGATACCTGGCAAGGAACGCGCGACGCGAAGGGCAATATTCAGCCCAACAGCAAGTTCCCCGATATGAAGGCGCTCGCTGACTTCGTTCATAGTAAAGGTTTGAAGCTCGGCATTTACTCTTCGCCCGGGACAACGACCTGCGCTAAGTTCGAGGGCAGCTATGGCCACGAACTGCAGGATGCCCGGACCTACGCCGCGTGGGGGATCGATTATTTGAAATACGATCTGTGCGGGCTGCGCGACCAGATGAAAGCTGCACCGACACCCGAGACCGCCAACAAAATCATGGTGGACTCTTATATCAAAATGCGTGACGCGCTGCGCAGTACCGGGCGACCCATCGTGTACAGCCTTTGCCAATATGGCAACGATGCCGTCTGGCGATGGGGTACGACCGTCGGTGGCAATCTCTGGCGCACCACCGGCGACATCAACGACCACTACGCCCGCATGGCGGAGATTGGTTTCGGCCAAGCTGGACTGTCACGCTTTGCCGGTCCTGGCCATTGGAACGACCCTGACATGCTGGAGGTTGGAAACGGAGGCATGACGGCGGAGGAGTATCGACAGCACATGGCACTCTGGGCGATTCTTGCCGCGCCGCTACTGGCGGGTAATGACCTGACAACGATGACTCCAGAGACCATTGCGATTCTGACCAATCGCGATGTCATTGCTGTCGATCAGGATGCAGCCGGAAAGCAGGGCGACCGCGTAAGTGCCGAAGGCCCCATCGAAATCTGGACGAAGCCTTTGGCTGACGGCTCGAAGGCAGTTGGCGTCTTTAACCGGCATCCTTCTGCAATGACGACGCAAGTTGACTTCGCCAGGCTTGGATTTAGCGGACCAGTCAAGGCCAAAGATCTTTGGCTCTCCAAGGATCTTGGCACCATCAGCGCGCCTTACGCGGTTACAGTGCCCGGGCATGGCGTTCTTTTTCTCCGCGTCTCTCAGTAG
- a CDS encoding sugar phosphate isomerase/epimerase, which produces MSLSMTRRNLFRGGAALSASALLSNSAFAFAGETKPASSLPIRLGIASYTFRKFDQAHLIDFMKQLKTPYLNLKDTHLPMTPADQVATRAAEYRAAGMTLTAVGTVYFKEDTDDDVRAKFEYAKAAGVSLIVGAPTHQVLPRMEKFVKEYNIRVGIHNHGPEDKEWPSPLTVLDAVKNMDHRIGCCIDVGHTMRTGTDVVSAIRKVGPRLFDIHMKDLANSTEKESQVAVGDGLMPIRQIFQALIDMHYPGDVDLEYEINGDDPMPGVIKSFAYMRGVLAGMGYKG; this is translated from the coding sequence ATGAGCCTTTCCATGACCCGTCGCAACCTGTTTCGTGGAGGCGCGGCGCTAAGCGCCTCAGCCCTTCTTTCCAACTCTGCATTCGCCTTCGCGGGCGAGACTAAGCCAGCGTCTTCCCTGCCGATACGGTTGGGAATTGCCAGCTACACCTTCAGAAAATTCGACCAGGCGCACCTGATCGACTTCATGAAGCAACTCAAAACTCCTTATTTGAATTTGAAAGACACTCATCTTCCCATGACTCCGGCTGACCAGGTGGCCACGAGGGCAGCAGAGTACAGGGCCGCGGGAATGACTCTCACAGCAGTTGGCACGGTCTACTTCAAGGAAGACACTGACGATGATGTCCGCGCGAAGTTTGAGTATGCGAAGGCTGCGGGCGTGTCTCTAATCGTTGGCGCGCCGACGCACCAGGTGCTACCAAGGATGGAAAAATTTGTGAAGGAATACAACATCCGGGTCGGCATCCATAACCATGGCCCCGAAGATAAAGAATGGCCATCGCCGCTGACCGTGCTGGACGCGGTGAAGAATATGGACCATCGCATAGGCTGCTGTATTGACGTGGGCCACACCATGCGGACAGGAACAGACGTAGTTTCGGCGATTCGTAAAGTTGGGCCGCGACTGTTCGACATCCACATGAAAGACCTCGCCAACAGCACCGAAAAGGAAAGCCAGGTTGCGGTGGGCGATGGATTGATGCCCATACGTCAGATATTCCAAGCCCTGATTGATATGCATTATCCAGGGGACGTCGATCTGGAGTATGAGATCAACGGGGACGATCCAATGCCGGGAGTCATCAAAAGCTTCGCTTATATGCGCGGAGTGCTTGCGGGTATGGGTTATAAGGGCTAG
- a CDS encoding ROK family transcriptional regulator, giving the protein MQHFIFDGKQTASNKTPRQINRNLLFNFIRTRPSVSRADLARLSGLQRSTVSLIVEELITDRWILEGATGRLPRGRRPTLIQLNDQRAVIALDIHPAQTTVAVADLGGRIIAQNVIVLPADAGRALSAIVSGIRKLIAAHKEKSFDGIGICLPGRTDLQLQKLIFAPNLNWPVLSIKSRIQRATNLRVEMDNVANACALSEVWFGDSDGHDLVVVNVSEGIGTGIFANGQLLRGNNGMAGEFGHVQIDPDGPLCACGNHGCWETLASNRAAIRYYNDLSPSAPATGFDHVLKLAQGGNKKAISALEKTAVQIGRGLRMIASALAPKEIVVVGDITGVWHSFGPIVEAEMRKHSLSKSPILRPAYDGNAARLRSAVALVLSEGTV; this is encoded by the coding sequence ATGCAGCACTTTATCTTTGACGGTAAACAGACCGCCTCCAATAAAACTCCCCGGCAAATCAACCGGAACCTGCTCTTTAATTTCATTCGCACGCGACCGTCGGTCTCTCGTGCTGATCTTGCCCGCCTCTCCGGCCTCCAGCGAAGCACCGTCTCTCTCATCGTCGAAGAGCTAATCACAGATCGCTGGATATTGGAGGGCGCAACAGGCCGTCTTCCCCGTGGCCGCCGTCCCACACTCATTCAGCTCAATGATCAGCGCGCCGTCATAGCCCTCGACATTCATCCTGCCCAGACTACCGTTGCCGTCGCGGATCTTGGCGGCAGGATCATCGCTCAGAACGTCATCGTGCTTCCGGCCGATGCCGGTAGGGCCCTCTCTGCGATCGTCTCCGGCATCCGCAAGCTCATCGCCGCACACAAAGAGAAATCCTTCGACGGCATTGGTATTTGCCTGCCGGGCCGCACCGACCTCCAACTCCAAAAGCTCATCTTCGCGCCGAACCTCAACTGGCCGGTCCTTAGTATCAAATCCCGCATCCAGCGGGCCACTAACCTCCGTGTCGAGATGGACAACGTAGCCAACGCCTGTGCCCTCTCCGAGGTTTGGTTCGGCGATAGCGACGGTCATGATCTCGTCGTCGTCAATGTCTCTGAAGGAATTGGCACCGGAATCTTCGCCAACGGCCAGCTTCTACGCGGCAACAACGGCATGGCGGGGGAGTTTGGTCACGTCCAGATTGATCCCGACGGTCCACTCTGCGCCTGCGGTAACCACGGTTGCTGGGAGACGCTCGCCTCCAACCGCGCCGCCATTCGCTACTACAACGACCTCTCCCCCTCCGCTCCCGCCACCGGCTTTGATCATGTGCTCAAACTAGCCCAGGGCGGAAATAAAAAGGCGATCAGCGCGCTTGAAAAGACCGCGGTTCAGATAGGGAGAGGGCTCCGCATGATCGCCTCCGCGCTCGCCCCCAAGGAAATTGTTGTTGTAGGAGATATCACTGGAGTCTGGCATAGCTTCGGTCCTATCGTCGAAGCGGAGATGCGAAAGCATTCGCTCTCGAAATCCCCCATCCTTCGCCCCGCCTACGACGGTAACGCCGCTCGCCTCCGTAGCGCGGTTGCACTTGTTCTAAGCGAAGGTACGGTCTAA
- a CDS encoding MIP/aquaporin family protein: MKRQYVGELIAEAIAVFIIIAFGDSVAGMYTLYSPSPYQNAYWGVCIAWGLAVTIAIYATGSVSGTHANPAVTLALALYRKFSWAKVIPYCIAQVVGGVLGASLVYVLYSPVIDHFNQISHLTRAAGGAAGVFFTHPGLAITPMHAFSDEIILTAFLIFGIFAITESYNEMAPGANSGALIIGLLVALIGASMGYLEAWALNPARDFGPRLFCFVTGWGSSAFPSPENYWWVPVVGPLIGGVVGGGVYQYLVRPYLPAHVRALSGESK, encoded by the coding sequence ATGAAGCGACAATATGTCGGAGAACTGATTGCAGAGGCGATAGCAGTCTTCATCATTATTGCGTTCGGCGACTCCGTTGCCGGCATGTATACCCTCTATTCCCCCAGTCCCTATCAGAATGCCTACTGGGGCGTGTGCATTGCGTGGGGGCTGGCAGTCACCATCGCAATCTATGCGACGGGATCGGTCTCCGGCACGCACGCAAATCCGGCAGTCACACTCGCGCTGGCTCTCTACAGGAAATTCTCGTGGGCCAAGGTGATCCCCTACTGCATTGCCCAGGTGGTGGGAGGAGTGCTGGGAGCTTCCCTCGTTTATGTCCTCTATTCCCCCGTCATCGATCATTTCAACCAGATCTCGCACCTTACCCGTGCCGCTGGAGGCGCTGCCGGTGTTTTCTTCACTCATCCCGGTTTGGCGATTACACCCATGCACGCCTTCAGCGATGAGATCATCCTCACCGCATTTTTGATCTTTGGCATCTTTGCCATCACCGAAAGCTATAACGAGATGGCGCCCGGCGCGAACTCTGGCGCGCTCATCATCGGCCTGCTCGTCGCTCTGATCGGCGCATCCATGGGATATCTCGAAGCATGGGCACTCAATCCCGCGCGCGACTTTGGACCAAGGCTCTTTTGCTTCGTGACCGGCTGGGGTAGTTCTGCTTTCCCGTCACCAGAAAACTATTGGTGGGTGCCCGTTGTCGGCCCGCTTATCGGTGGCGTAGTTGGCGGCGGTGTCTATCAGTATCTGGTTCGGCCCTATCTTCCCGCCCATGTTCGCGCATTGAGCGGAGAATCAAAATAA
- a CDS encoding sugar phosphate isomerase/epimerase family protein has translation MEGFSRRNFIAGAGAAAAAACAAKPLFAMVPKSPFKISVISDEISPDFDHACSVISKDFGLQWVEIRSMWGKGLHDLSDDQLAEAQKILAKYNLGVTDMASPLFKVGWPGAPQSKFGSKHDFGSNDNFKQQDDLLTKYIALAKRFKTDKIRCFDFWRLDDVKPYRAAIDNKLQETAEVCGKHGVLLVLENEMECNTASGPEAARALAAVPSRHFGLNWDPGNAVMLGELDAFPKGWDLLPKHRILHCHVKNAIKGPDGKIVWSPVDKGFIDWAAQFRALKNSGYRGAVSLETHWHGAPTHEESTRISWAGMKKELQDSGTL, from the coding sequence ATGGAAGGTTTTTCACGACGTAATTTTATCGCCGGTGCAGGAGCTGCCGCGGCTGCTGCTTGCGCTGCGAAGCCGCTCTTTGCCATGGTGCCCAAATCGCCATTCAAAATCTCTGTTATCAGCGATGAAATATCGCCCGACTTTGACCATGCCTGTTCGGTCATCTCCAAGGATTTCGGTCTGCAGTGGGTCGAGATTCGCAGCATGTGGGGAAAGGGCCTGCACGATCTCTCCGACGATCAACTCGCTGAGGCGCAGAAGATCCTTGCGAAATACAATCTCGGCGTAACCGACATGGCCAGCCCGCTCTTCAAGGTCGGTTGGCCAGGTGCACCACAGTCTAAATTCGGCTCGAAGCATGACTTTGGTTCTAACGATAATTTTAAGCAGCAGGACGACCTGCTCACCAAATACATCGCACTTGCAAAGCGTTTTAAGACCGACAAGATCCGCTGCTTCGATTTCTGGCGTCTGGATGATGTAAAGCCTTATCGCGCCGCCATCGACAACAAGCTCCAGGAGACTGCGGAGGTCTGCGGCAAGCATGGCGTTCTCCTGGTGCTGGAAAATGAGATGGAATGCAATACCGCAAGCGGACCCGAGGCGGCCCGCGCCCTCGCGGCTGTGCCCTCTCGCCATTTCGGTCTCAATTGGGACCCAGGCAATGCGGTGATGCTCGGCGAACTCGATGCCTTCCCCAAGGGATGGGATCTGTTGCCGAAGCACCGGATACTTCACTGCCACGTTAAGAATGCCATCAAAGGACCCGATGGCAAGATCGTATGGTCGCCGGTCGACAAGGGGTTCATCGATTGGGCCGCGCAATTCCGCGCACTCAAGAACAGTGGCTATCGCGGAGCTGTCAGCCTTGAAACCCATTGGCATGGCGCTCCCACTCACGAGGAATCCACCCGCATCAGTTGGGCAGGCATGAAGAAGGAGCTCCAGGATTCAGGAACTCTGTAA